One genomic region from Kineobactrum salinum encodes:
- a CDS encoding aldehyde dehydrogenase family protein, protein MNHSEEFYIGGAWVRPVGQTLCDVVNPATEQVTGQVALGAAEDIDRAVTAARNAFPAWSLSSRADRLTLLSQILEEYMRRYDDMVEAITLEMGAPRRISRDVQAAMGRTHLSTALEVLRDYRFAWDRGTTRIEKEPIGVCGLITPWNWPINQVASKVVPALATGCTMVLKPSEIAPFSSLIWAEILDAAGTPAGVFNLVNGDGPGAGAALSRHDEVDMVSFTGSTRAGVEVARNAAPTVKRVHQELGGKSANILLADVDLERAIGHCIRAVTLNSGQNCNAPTRLLVPVEHLPEVERIAGQMIETVSVGHPDGDVEMGPVVSARQWRSIQDLIESGIEEGAHLLCGGPGRPEGLETGFYVRPTVFSRATERMRIARDEIFGPVLTILSYDTLEDAIEMANDTPYGLASYVSGRDQAAVHAVAARMRSGQVVLNGAPADPMAPFGGYKQSGNGREWGDFAFDEFLEVKAILGFRPV, encoded by the coding sequence ATGAACCACAGCGAAGAGTTCTATATCGGCGGTGCCTGGGTTCGGCCGGTGGGGCAGACCCTGTGCGATGTCGTGAACCCGGCAACCGAACAGGTGACTGGCCAGGTGGCACTCGGAGCCGCGGAAGATATCGACCGGGCGGTTACAGCGGCTCGCAACGCCTTTCCAGCCTGGAGCCTCAGCAGCCGGGCTGACAGGCTGACGCTTCTCAGCCAGATACTCGAGGAGTACATGCGCCGGTACGATGACATGGTCGAGGCGATCACCCTTGAGATGGGAGCACCGAGGCGAATTTCGCGGGACGTCCAGGCGGCCATGGGTCGTACCCATCTCTCCACGGCGCTCGAGGTGCTTCGTGATTATCGGTTCGCGTGGGACCGTGGAACCACCAGAATCGAGAAGGAGCCGATCGGTGTGTGCGGTTTGATCACGCCCTGGAACTGGCCGATCAACCAGGTGGCAAGCAAGGTGGTCCCGGCGCTGGCCACAGGGTGTACCATGGTGTTGAAGCCGTCTGAGATAGCGCCTTTCTCCAGCTTGATCTGGGCCGAGATCCTGGATGCGGCCGGCACGCCGGCAGGCGTCTTCAACCTGGTCAACGGTGATGGACCGGGGGCCGGTGCTGCCCTCAGCCGGCATGACGAGGTCGATATGGTGTCGTTTACCGGCTCAACCCGTGCCGGTGTCGAGGTGGCGAGGAATGCGGCGCCGACCGTCAAGCGGGTTCACCAGGAACTGGGCGGCAAATCCGCCAATATCCTGCTGGCGGATGTGGATCTGGAGCGTGCGATTGGCCACTGCATTCGCGCCGTGACGCTGAACTCTGGACAGAACTGCAATGCGCCGACCAGGCTCCTGGTGCCGGTGGAGCATTTGCCCGAGGTGGAGCGGATCGCCGGGCAAATGATCGAAACGGTTAGTGTGGGTCACCCGGACGGCGATGTCGAAATGGGGCCGGTGGTATCGGCGCGGCAATGGCGGTCTATCCAGGACCTGATCGAAAGCGGTATCGAGGAGGGGGCGCACCTCCTCTGCGGTGGGCCCGGACGGCCGGAGGGGCTCGAAACCGGCTTTTATGTCAGGCCGACCGTGTTCAGCCGTGCGACCGAGCGGATGAGAATTGCCCGCGACGAGATATTCGGTCCGGTCTTGACCATCCTGTCATACGACACACTGGAAGACGCGATCGAGATGGCCAACGACACACCCTATGGCCTGGCGAGCTATGTCTCCGGCCGCGATCAGGCCGCGGTACATGCCGTTGCGGCGCGGATGCGATCCGGGCAAGTCGTACTCAACGGGGCACCGGCCGATCCGATGGCACCGTTTGGTGGTTACAAACAATCAGGTAACGGGCGGGAATGGGGAGATTTCGCCTTTGACGAATTCCTTGAAGTCAAAGCCATCCTCGGTTTTCGTCCGGTGTGA
- a CDS encoding EthD family reductase — MFKLTIVYPVTPEGVFDFDYYLDRHMPLSLTRQGAALKSVLVEKGYDGSMPGVSLAYVAICHFTYDSQETFLDAFLPHAEELQGDIANYTNITPVIQFSTVVLDQVDVSRVGAQP; from the coding sequence ATGTTCAAGCTGACAATCGTGTATCCCGTAACGCCGGAGGGTGTTTTCGATTTCGATTACTATCTCGACAGGCATATGCCGCTATCGCTCACTCGGCAGGGGGCGGCGCTGAAATCGGTTCTGGTAGAAAAGGGGTATGACGGCAGTATGCCAGGTGTCTCGCTGGCCTACGTGGCGATCTGCCATTTCACCTACGACAGCCAGGAGACGTTCCTCGATGCCTTCCTGCCACATGCGGAGGAGTTGCAGGGCGATATCGCCAACTATACCAATATCACCCCGGTCATTCAGTTCAGTACGGTTGTGCTCGATCAAGTGGACGTATCTCGGGTGGGGGCACAGCCATGA
- a CDS encoding nuclear transport factor 2 family protein, with amino-acid sequence MTTPATRQTTQQKVATKAALELLFSADISFEQKRREIANYINPDKYIQHSPGLADGLETLLELVRTFDRDCPGYSIEVKRVFADGNHTVAHCHYRFGADDPLGKAIVEIFRFEDGRMVEHWDVIQDVPATAVNSNGMF; translated from the coding sequence ATGACAACCCCAGCCACTCGACAAACTACGCAGCAAAAGGTGGCGACCAAGGCCGCCCTCGAATTATTGTTCAGCGCCGATATTTCCTTCGAGCAAAAACGGCGGGAAATTGCCAACTACATCAACCCCGACAAGTATATCCAGCACAGCCCCGGCCTCGCTGACGGCCTTGAAACCTTGCTGGAACTCGTGAGGACATTTGATCGCGATTGTCCCGGCTACTCCATCGAGGTCAAACGCGTGTTCGCAGATGGCAACCATACGGTGGCGCATTGCCATTATCGGTTCGGCGCCGATGACCCACTCGGCAAGGCCATCGTCGAGATCTTTCGCTTCGAGGACGGGCGGATGGTGGAACATTGGGACGTCATCCAGGACGTGCCCGCCACGGCCGTCAACAGCAACGGCATGTTCTGA
- a CDS encoding M20 family metallopeptidase, with translation MMFDVIDYTKDLIRFDTTNPPGEEAACGDFTARTLEDAGFHVERQTFGSNRMNVVATLAGSDADAEPLVLSGHLDTVPLGAAQWSYPPFAAEMADGRLYGRGASDMKSGVAAMIGAGLRLAALTGGRPRRGMTIILTSGEETGCAGALHLVREGAALLGRASAMIVGEPTANIVSTAHKGALFISAKTSGVTAHSSCPDRGVNAIYKASRAIAKIENYGFTDQAHPVLGSPTINVGMVSGGLNVNSVPDQASFTIDIRTNAMKEHQCFLDDLAACLGQDVELETFTDMPAISTPLDAPFTVLALSALREVLGNTTQGTPQGLPFFTDASVFHQHYHCPVLILGPGEPATMHETDEYCFVHRIEEAQEIYTIIAERWCGRSAPSSAVRERSGDGA, from the coding sequence ATGATGTTTGACGTTATCGACTATACGAAGGACCTGATCCGTTTTGACACCACCAATCCGCCGGGCGAAGAAGCGGCCTGCGGCGACTTTACCGCCCGGACGCTGGAGGACGCTGGGTTTCATGTGGAGCGGCAAACTTTCGGTAGCAACCGCATGAACGTGGTCGCCACACTCGCCGGGTCCGACGCGGATGCCGAGCCGCTCGTACTGAGCGGCCATCTGGATACCGTTCCGCTCGGCGCCGCCCAATGGTCCTACCCCCCCTTCGCCGCCGAAATGGCCGATGGCAGGCTTTACGGCCGTGGCGCATCCGATATGAAAAGCGGCGTTGCCGCGATGATCGGTGCCGGCCTGAGACTGGCCGCATTGACCGGTGGCCGTCCCCGCCGGGGCATGACCATCATCCTCACCAGCGGAGAGGAAACCGGGTGCGCCGGCGCCCTGCACCTGGTCAGGGAAGGCGCCGCTCTTCTTGGGAGAGCCAGCGCCATGATCGTAGGTGAACCTACTGCCAACATAGTTTCCACCGCCCACAAGGGCGCCCTGTTCATCAGTGCAAAAACATCGGGCGTTACAGCACATTCCTCGTGCCCCGACCGGGGTGTAAACGCAATCTACAAGGCGTCGCGCGCCATTGCCAAAATCGAAAATTACGGTTTTACCGATCAAGCGCATCCGGTGCTCGGCAGTCCAACCATTAATGTTGGCATGGTCTCCGGCGGCCTCAACGTGAATTCTGTGCCCGACCAGGCCTCCTTCACCATCGATATCCGCACCAACGCCATGAAGGAACACCAGTGTTTTCTCGACGATCTTGCGGCCTGCCTTGGCCAGGACGTGGAACTTGAGACCTTTACCGACATGCCAGCGATCTCGACGCCGCTCGACGCCCCCTTCACCGTCCTGGCATTAAGCGCGCTGCGGGAGGTATTGGGGAATACGACACAAGGAACGCCCCAGGGCCTACCCTTTTTCACCGACGCATCCGTCTTCCACCAACATTACCACTGCCCTGTCCTTATCCTCGGTCCCGGCGAACCCGCAACCATGCATGAAACCGACGAATATTGTTTTGTCCACCGAATCGAGGAAGCGCAGGAAATCTACACTATCATCGCCGAGCGCTGGTGCGGGCGCAGCGCCCCGTCGTCCGCGGTCCGAGAGCGGTCGGGGGATGGCGCATGA
- a CDS encoding malate synthase G has protein sequence MKSHVDIGGLGVSEPLYSFVNRHLLPYTDLSASALWSGFHTIIRDLASRNQSLLEKRQQLQTAIDQWHRSNRGREFDIKAYRAFLEEIGYLVPEGPDFTIGVSHVDEEIATLAGPQLVVPVTNARFAINAANARWGSLYDALYGTDIIPQEDAHATRGYNPERGGKVMAYASNFLDRAIPLAKGSHREVSNYRLTAEGRGRLSLQAICGEQAVPLRDPSQFCGYLGSSESPTTLLFVHHGLHIEIQIDRSHPVGRRSHAGIRDVVLEAALTVIQDLEDAVATVDASDKVNAYRNWARLMDGTLEARFSRDGEVVHRRLNPDRVYLGADGNALTLKGRSLMMVRNVGHLTTTDCVLDQNGCEVPEGFVDAFITTLGALPNLKGHGGLENGRHGSLYIVKPKMHGPEEVALAESLFARIEILFGLPVNSLKIGVMDEERRTSANLKECIRAVKDRIVFINTGFLDRTGDEIHTDMEAGAVLPKEAIKAEPWLDAYERRNVAIGLACGFHGRAQIGKGMWPQPVAMAQMLASKQAHPTAGASCAWVPSPVAAVVHALHYHAVDVGAARNTLMSHPVPAVEELFRMPLLGNDTLDPETIERELVNNLQGILGYVVRWIDQGIGCSTVPDINDVGLMEDRATLRISSQHVANWLHHGICSEAQVRTALNRVAAIVDRQNAGEPHYRPMTPNLTNSLAFQAATDLVFKGREQPNGYTELILQPARRLAKTGDRARPD, from the coding sequence ATGAAAAGTCATGTCGATATCGGCGGCCTTGGCGTATCCGAGCCGCTCTACAGCTTCGTCAACCGCCATCTATTGCCCTACACAGACCTGTCTGCAAGCGCTCTGTGGAGCGGTTTTCACACCATCATCCGCGATCTCGCTTCCCGCAACCAGAGCCTGCTTGAAAAGCGGCAGCAATTACAGACGGCGATAGATCAGTGGCACCGATCCAACCGGGGCCGGGAGTTCGACATTAAAGCCTACAGGGCGTTTCTTGAGGAGATCGGCTACCTGGTCCCCGAAGGACCGGATTTCACCATCGGGGTCTCGCATGTAGACGAGGAAATCGCCACGCTTGCCGGCCCTCAACTGGTCGTGCCGGTTACCAACGCTCGCTTTGCCATCAATGCCGCCAATGCCCGCTGGGGCAGCCTGTATGACGCGCTCTACGGGACCGACATCATCCCACAGGAGGACGCACATGCCACCAGGGGCTACAATCCGGAGCGCGGCGGGAAGGTCATGGCCTACGCCAGCAATTTTCTTGATCGGGCAATACCGCTCGCAAAAGGCAGCCACCGCGAGGTCAGCAACTACCGGCTGACAGCGGAGGGGCGCGGTCGCTTGTCGCTGCAGGCCATATGCGGGGAGCAGGCAGTACCGCTGCGGGACCCCTCCCAGTTTTGCGGCTATCTTGGCTCCAGCGAATCCCCTACGACTTTGCTTTTTGTCCACCACGGCCTGCATATCGAAATCCAGATCGACCGGAGCCATCCGGTAGGGCGCCGGTCGCACGCCGGTATTCGTGATGTCGTGCTCGAAGCTGCTCTAACAGTCATCCAGGATCTGGAGGATGCGGTGGCCACGGTTGACGCCAGCGACAAGGTCAACGCCTACCGCAACTGGGCCAGATTGATGGACGGCACCCTGGAAGCCCGGTTCTCCAGGGACGGGGAAGTCGTTCACCGGCGGCTCAATCCAGACAGGGTCTATCTTGGCGCCGACGGCAATGCTCTGACCCTCAAGGGCCGAAGCCTGATGATGGTGCGCAATGTCGGTCACTTGACCACAACCGATTGTGTCCTTGACCAGAACGGATGCGAGGTACCCGAGGGCTTCGTGGACGCCTTCATTACCACCCTGGGCGCACTGCCCAACCTCAAGGGTCACGGCGGCCTCGAGAACGGGCGCCACGGCAGCCTGTACATCGTCAAACCCAAGATGCACGGCCCCGAGGAGGTTGCTCTCGCGGAGAGCCTGTTTGCCCGCATCGAGATACTGTTCGGGCTGCCGGTGAACAGCCTCAAGATAGGCGTCATGGATGAAGAACGGCGCACCTCCGCCAATCTGAAGGAATGCATCCGTGCCGTGAAAGACCGTATCGTCTTCATCAACACCGGGTTTCTGGACCGCACCGGAGACGAAATTCATACAGACATGGAGGCCGGGGCCGTGTTGCCGAAGGAGGCGATCAAAGCCGAGCCGTGGCTTGACGCCTATGAACGGCGCAATGTTGCCATCGGTCTTGCCTGCGGCTTTCATGGCAGGGCTCAGATCGGCAAGGGCATGTGGCCGCAACCAGTGGCCATGGCCCAGATGCTCGCCAGCAAGCAGGCGCATCCAACAGCCGGCGCCAGTTGTGCGTGGGTTCCCTCCCCTGTAGCAGCGGTTGTGCATGCCCTGCACTATCATGCGGTCGACGTGGGCGCAGCGCGCAACACACTGATGAGCCATCCCGTACCGGCGGTTGAAGAGCTGTTCCGGATGCCGCTACTCGGCAACGATACCCTGGACCCCGAGACAATAGAACGAGAGCTCGTCAATAATCTTCAGGGTATTCTCGGCTATGTGGTTCGCTGGATCGATCAGGGAATCGGCTGCTCGACCGTACCGGACATCAACGATGTCGGTCTGATGGAAGACCGGGCGACCCTGCGCATTTCCAGCCAGCACGTTGCCAACTGGCTCCACCATGGCATCTGCAGCGAAGCCCAGGTGCGGACGGCGCTCAACAGGGTGGCGGCAATAGTCGACCGCCAGAATGCCGGCGAGCCCCATTACCGGCCCATGACGCCCAACCTCACGAATAGCCTGGCCTTTCAGGCTGCGACAGACCTTGTTTTCAAGGGCCGCGAACAGCCCAACGGTTACACCGAGTTGATCTTGCAGCCGGCGCGACGGCTGGCCAAAACAGGGGACCGGGCCAGGCCCGATTAG
- a CDS encoding LuxR C-terminal-related transcriptional regulator, whose translation MAQIVRLPATADTRRTPAKQSGSRDFLARPRLIAALEEHQPALMLLLHAPAGYGKTVLLRQYQAYLTAAGADVCWLTLSEADRDDNHLGERLCASVPCISGDTLSGRARAGLENDCFVVLDNVERIVGSAGEKLLLGLLEQKWPGLHLLLASRTQPHFGVVRWQLTGDLVIVNAGSLCFDPEELAACLADKRLALPKAAIGALYRVSGGWPAAIRVAVMGLQQDGADIDRLLEADPYSWRQLHRYIGDEILAAITDDLRTFALDIAPLGRVTAEFAGELTARQNAGALLGVLEELGLLVQEDCALLHLWYRFHPLLSKFLEGLLKKENPARLVEVHRAAVAWNRQSGRLSDAVRHAFAAGDTSTAAELLEQASWERRRHGRATPVAEWSDQLPDEAYDKHPLLRTEAACSFATSFALEAARMHANSIRKQFSDLDPIIREDLFAVDTLIKIYADQPEDLVEVAERGLRDCVVRDPYTTGTLHLASAIGLIARSKLDKARRAVLEARIDNERAENAFGVAVSHMLLGLVHAVEGNLSGAVQAWQLADEVIQPATELGLVDKIAIGYLPEALYEWNRPEEAREYLGRCLDSPAEIMLPDMLASTYLAAARIAALEGVDQAFATLDAAEALAAARNWPRFLHIINWERVRLALQTKRFDDARRFRAKVVGKPDFVEQPGIMSHAMELDADLIGELRYASLVSPNPAIISRLRSAVTQAVGQGRKWRATRLLIIEAVCRKALGDQNAALRAMRSALKYGSEGNMIRSFVDEGPLAMGLVRQIHDMKDSGTDDIRRDYLNQLLQAGGSQLPAMEEEPVVCEQLSERELEILKLIYDGGSNADIARRLFISENTVKWHLQHVYSKLGVKNRTAAVAAARVFNLIG comes from the coding sequence ATGGCCCAGATAGTCAGGTTGCCTGCAACCGCCGATACCCGGCGCACTCCGGCGAAGCAGTCCGGCTCCCGGGATTTCCTCGCGCGCCCCCGGCTGATCGCTGCGCTGGAAGAGCACCAGCCGGCCCTGATGCTCTTGCTCCATGCACCTGCCGGCTACGGCAAAACCGTGCTGCTGCGGCAGTACCAGGCGTACCTGACCGCTGCCGGCGCCGACGTCTGCTGGCTGACGCTTTCCGAGGCTGATCGAGACGACAATCATCTTGGCGAACGACTGTGCGCGTCCGTGCCGTGCATCAGTGGCGATACTCTGTCCGGTAGGGCGAGGGCTGGTCTCGAGAATGACTGCTTTGTCGTGCTCGATAATGTCGAGCGGATTGTCGGATCTGCCGGGGAAAAGCTGCTCCTGGGACTGCTTGAGCAAAAGTGGCCGGGACTTCATCTGCTATTGGCCTCCCGTACCCAGCCCCACTTCGGTGTCGTGCGCTGGCAACTGACCGGGGACCTTGTGATCGTGAATGCCGGCAGTCTCTGCTTCGATCCCGAGGAGCTGGCCGCCTGCCTTGCCGACAAGCGGCTCGCCTTGCCGAAGGCCGCCATCGGGGCCCTGTACCGCGTCAGCGGCGGTTGGCCCGCGGCCATCAGGGTCGCAGTCATGGGGCTGCAGCAGGATGGCGCCGACATCGACCGCCTGCTCGAGGCGGACCCATATTCCTGGCGTCAGCTGCACCGGTATATCGGCGATGAAATTCTGGCTGCAATTACGGATGATCTTCGGACCTTCGCGCTGGATATTGCTCCGCTTGGGCGGGTGACGGCCGAGTTTGCCGGGGAACTGACTGCCAGGCAGAACGCCGGTGCTCTGCTTGGCGTACTTGAGGAGCTGGGCCTGCTCGTGCAGGAAGACTGTGCGCTGCTTCATCTGTGGTACCGCTTTCATCCTCTGCTGAGCAAGTTTTTGGAAGGTCTGCTGAAGAAGGAAAATCCCGCGCGTTTGGTCGAGGTTCACCGCGCCGCCGTGGCCTGGAATCGGCAATCCGGCCGCCTGAGCGATGCGGTGCGCCATGCCTTTGCCGCCGGTGATACTTCGACCGCCGCGGAGCTGCTTGAACAGGCGAGTTGGGAGCGCCGCCGGCACGGCAGGGCAACCCCTGTTGCCGAATGGTCGGATCAGTTGCCCGATGAGGCTTATGACAAGCACCCGCTGCTGCGGACGGAAGCGGCGTGCTCCTTTGCGACCAGCTTTGCCCTTGAAGCGGCACGCATGCACGCCAATTCGATACGCAAGCAATTTTCCGACCTGGACCCGATCATCCGTGAAGATCTGTTTGCCGTTGATACCCTGATCAAAATCTATGCCGACCAACCGGAGGATCTCGTCGAGGTTGCCGAACGGGGGCTGCGCGACTGTGTGGTGCGCGACCCCTATACCACGGGAACCCTGCATCTGGCGTCTGCGATCGGCCTGATCGCGCGCAGCAAGCTCGACAAGGCCCGCCGCGCTGTCCTGGAGGCCAGGATTGACAACGAGCGGGCCGAGAACGCGTTTGGCGTGGCGGTTTCTCACATGCTGCTGGGGTTGGTGCATGCAGTTGAGGGTAACCTGTCGGGGGCAGTGCAAGCCTGGCAGCTCGCAGATGAGGTAATCCAGCCGGCGACGGAGCTGGGCCTGGTGGACAAGATTGCCATCGGCTACCTGCCCGAGGCCCTCTATGAATGGAACAGGCCGGAGGAAGCCAGGGAATATCTGGGCCGCTGCCTCGATTCTCCGGCCGAAATCATGCTGCCGGACATGCTGGCGAGCACCTACCTGGCCGCGGCGCGCATTGCCGCCCTTGAAGGGGTCGACCAGGCCTTCGCGACGCTCGACGCCGCCGAGGCGCTGGCGGCAGCCAGGAACTGGCCGCGCTTCCTGCACATCATCAACTGGGAGAGGGTGCGCCTCGCCTTGCAGACGAAGCGTTTTGACGACGCCAGGCGGTTCCGGGCAAAGGTGGTCGGCAAGCCGGACTTCGTGGAGCAACCCGGTATCATGAGCCATGCAATGGAGCTCGATGCCGATCTGATCGGGGAGCTGCGCTATGCAAGCCTGGTGTCCCCCAATCCGGCCATCATTTCGCGCTTGCGGTCGGCAGTCACGCAGGCTGTGGGTCAGGGCCGCAAGTGGCGGGCGACCAGGCTTCTGATTATCGAGGCAGTTTGCCGGAAGGCGCTTGGCGATCAGAACGCGGCCTTGCGGGCCATGCGCAGCGCGCTCAAATATGGCTCCGAAGGCAACATGATCCGCAGTTTTGTCGATGAAGGGCCTCTGGCTATGGGGCTCGTTCGGCAGATCCACGATATGAAGGACAGTGGTACGGACGATATCCGGCGCGATTATCTCAACCAGCTTCTGCAGGCCGGCGGCAGCCAGCTGCCGGCAATGGAAGAGGAGCCGGTCGTCTGTGAGCAGCTGTCCGAACGCGAGCTGGAGATTCTGAAGCTGATCTACGACGGTGGCTCCAATGCCGATATCGCCCGGCGCCTGTTCATTTCCGAGAACACGGTCAAGTGGCACCTCCAGCACGTCTATTCGAAGCTGGGGGTGAAGAACCGGACCGCCGCCGTGGCCGCCGCGCGGGTCTTCAACCTGATCGGCTAG
- a CDS encoding alpha/beta hydrolase, with translation MSDWPEGWAEEPEVKYNDPVVKVELPGVEGELVPVEKAALNEQTRRAMAMLAAAARQFPAAADLPPGARRRIHDALYIPLGLKNEGPIEIEERFIPVPGGSKIRVRIYTPRPHPGGALPVVLYYHGGGMMVGSLEQYEPIVSRLAREAGVVLVSVDYRMSPEYKFPTAIEDSYAALLWAHEHAAGFGGDPSRLVVAGDSGGGLIAAVMTQLARDNKGPRLAYQVLIYPAVGTRGQSRSLTRFREGYVFDLDKLEWAYGSWIRDAQDMNDPRVQPILAQDFANLPPAYVVSAEYEVMRDDIEEYAHLLEAAGVPTRLQRFEGTVHPFMSMAGVIDAGREVIDEAAAMVRAAVEPPAP, from the coding sequence GTGTCTGACTGGCCAGAGGGTTGGGCTGAAGAGCCTGAGGTTAAGTACAACGATCCGGTAGTGAAGGTGGAATTGCCGGGCGTCGAAGGCGAACTTGTGCCGGTCGAGAAGGCGGCACTGAACGAGCAAACTCGGCGGGCCATGGCAATGCTGGCGGCTGCGGCGCGACAGTTCCCGGCTGCGGCGGATCTGCCTCCCGGGGCGCGCCGCCGTATCCATGACGCGCTGTATATACCGCTCGGGCTCAAGAATGAGGGTCCGATCGAGATCGAGGAACGCTTCATCCCTGTCCCTGGTGGCAGCAAAATTCGGGTGCGTATCTATACGCCGCGCCCGCATCCGGGCGGGGCGTTGCCGGTGGTGCTTTATTATCATGGCGGCGGCATGATGGTCGGCAGCCTGGAGCAGTATGAGCCCATCGTCAGCCGGCTTGCCCGGGAAGCCGGTGTGGTCCTGGTCTCCGTCGACTACCGCATGTCGCCAGAATACAAGTTCCCCACTGCGATTGAGGATTCCTATGCCGCACTGCTGTGGGCGCACGAGCACGCGGCCGGGTTTGGTGGCGATCCGTCCCGTCTGGTCGTGGCCGGCGACTCCGGCGGCGGTTTGATCGCGGCCGTGATGACGCAGCTGGCACGGGATAACAAAGGGCCCAGGCTGGCTTATCAAGTGCTTATCTACCCTGCCGTGGGTACCCGCGGCCAGAGCCGCTCGCTCACCCGTTTCAGGGAAGGCTATGTGTTCGACCTGGACAAGCTTGAGTGGGCCTACGGCTCCTGGATAAGGGACGCCCAAGACATGAATGACCCCCGGGTTCAGCCCATTCTGGCGCAGGACTTTGCCAACCTGCCGCCCGCTTATGTGGTCTCTGCTGAATATGAGGTCATGCGGGACGATATCGAGGAATATGCCCATCTGCTCGAGGCTGCGGGCGTGCCTACGCGATTGCAACGCTTCGAGGGCACGGTACACCCCTTCATGAGCATGGCGGGCGTGATCGATGCCGGGCGCGAGGTCATTGATGAGGCTGCGGCCATGGTACGGGCGGCCGTCGAGCCGCCGGCACCGTAG
- a CDS encoding NADPH-dependent FMN reductase — MVQILTVCGSLRSASINSALLEAIAATAPAGMTIVRADVISRLPLFNPDLAGREPACVAEWCALVARSDGVVISSPEYAHGIPGALKNALDWLVGSGEFVGKPVAVLNAAPRSRFAYEALREVLRTMDAKIVPAASLDIAVLGSGLDADGLLTDGKMAPLIRAILPALAAAL, encoded by the coding sequence ATGGTTCAAATTCTCACTGTATGCGGCAGCCTGCGTAGTGCGTCCATCAACAGTGCGTTGCTGGAAGCGATCGCTGCCACAGCCCCAGCCGGCATGACCATCGTTCGGGCGGACGTGATAAGCCGGTTGCCGCTTTTCAATCCTGATCTGGCCGGGAGAGAACCGGCCTGTGTGGCAGAGTGGTGCGCCCTGGTCGCCAGGAGCGACGGCGTTGTTATCTCAAGTCCAGAGTACGCCCACGGCATACCCGGAGCCCTGAAAAATGCCCTTGATTGGCTGGTCGGCAGCGGCGAGTTCGTCGGCAAGCCGGTGGCGGTGCTTAATGCTGCCCCGAGATCTCGATTCGCCTACGAGGCCCTCAGGGAGGTGCTGCGAACCATGGATGCCAAGATCGTCCCAGCCGCGTCGTTGGACATAGCGGTGCTCGGCTCCGGTCTTGATGCCGACGGCTTGCTCACCGACGGCAAAATGGCGCCGCTGATCAGAGCCATATTGCCCGCACTCGCCGCTGCACTTTGA